A segment of the Anopheles cruzii chromosome 2, idAnoCruzAS_RS32_06, whole genome shotgun sequence genome:
CCGCGCCCATCGAAGTTGGTGCCGATATTGGCTGTTACCACCTGGACGACGTCTTCGATCCGGATGCCAAATTGGCCGTCTTTGTAGTAGCCGGGTTCTGGTGAGAGTGGGAGAAGATAAGCCAATATTGACAGTTCCCAAACGGGTTTGAGTTGATCAGGTTACCGTTTGACAGGAACATATTCTCCTCCAGCCCGGGATCGTTCGGCATGAGCCGTATGCCGATTCCCATCGGACCTTCGTGTACGTTCAGAAAATGGCCAACACCGTGGCCGGTGCCATGCCCATAGTCGAGTCCGATGTCCCACAAGGCTTTGCGCGCGATCGAGTCCAGGAACCGACCCTCTAATTTCCGCGGAAAGACGGCAGTACCGAGCGCAATCTGGCCCTTGAGCACACGCGTAAAGGCCCGAATTTCTTCATTGCTCGGTTGGCCAAAGTGCACCGTTCGTGTCACATCCGTTGTACCGTCACTACAAGAAATACAGAGGCAGGTCATGGCAGGGAAAAGGAAGGGAAAAAACGTAGCCTTACAGGTACTGAGCACCGGAATCGCAAAGGTAGATCTCCTGGTTGGTGATTGGCCGGTCCGTTTCCGGCTGCGGATGATAGTGTATGATCGAAGCGTTCGGTCCGGAAGCACTGATCGTGGCGAAGCTGAGACCCTTGTAGTGATCCTGGCGGCTTCGCAAGCGTTCCAGCTCCGCCGCACCACTAATCTCGGTCACCGGTATTCCGGCCGCGATCGTACGCTCCAACCACGCCAAGTACTGACACAGAGCAACCCCGTCCCGCACGTGACAGTCGCGCATACCGTTTGCCTCCGTGGCGTTTTTGATCGCCTTCATCAGCTCAATGGGAGTGATTTTTTGGAATCGTTTCTCTTCCGGAACAGGCGCCGTGAGTGCATAGCTGGACCCGGAGCTGATCCATACGAGCCCCGTGCTCTCCGCGGTCAGTCGCTGAAGCGCCGTGTGCACGTCACCGTACGGTTGGACCCGCACCTCGACCCGATTCTCACAGAAATGTTCGAGAACCTTTGGCACGatcttcgtttcgttcacgAACAGATGCAGCTCGGTGAGCGTCGCGATGACGTAAGCGAAGAACACCGGATTGTAGTCGATTTCGGTACCGCGCAGATTCAGCAGCCACGCGATCTCATCCAGCGCactcaccaccagcacggacGCTCGCTTTGCGGCCATTTTCTTGCGCACGTCGGCCAACTTCTCTGCCGCCGAACGTCCGGTGAATGTGGTCGACAGCGGCAGAAGCTCATTGTTCGGGACCGGGGGCTGCTCCTTCCAGACCAGATCGACCAAGTTCGGAGTGACGGCGAGCAGCGTGCAGCCTGCCGTTTTGAGCGAAGTTTGCAACGGTTTCCAGGCGGCAGCCGTGATGAGGTTGGCGTCCACGCCGACCACCGATCCGGGCTCCAGCGTTTTCGCTAACCACTCCTCAATCGACGGTGTGTCCGGCAGTCCGTCCTTCATCAGCGTCCAGTTGGCGTCGAGTTGTTTGCCCGCCTGCTGATAGTAGCGCCCGTCCGTCCacagcagcgcttccgtttcggtcaCCAGCACGGTGCCGGCGCTTCCGTCGAACCCGGACACAAACGCGCGCCGCTCGTCGTGCGCGGCCAAATACTCGCTCTGGTGTGCATCGCTCGAGGGGACAAGGTATCCGCGGATGGAGCCCTGGTTGTTCGGCAGATTCTTCATTAACTGCCGCAGCGCAGACAGCTTTTCACCGgtcggtttcattttcactaCGGAACGGGAGTATTTTCAGGTTGCACGAATGGTCGACGAATGAGGGCTCTTCGAGTGGCTATCTACTTGAACACCGGTCCCGTGAGGATGAAACAGGCTTTTGATGGATTACCACTATTGTTCTGCGTCCTCTGCGTTACTTATCTTATCACTGTAGCACTTTGTCGCACTTGGTTTATCTCAGTAAGCAACGAAGTATCGTACCGCGTTTTGGCGCTGAAACGCTGCAAAGATAAGAGAAATTGTTTACGAACGCGGCCCCAGCTGTCATTGAATGTCCCCAACTGACATTTGAAGTGTCAGAATTTTCTAGAATAATTTCAAGTTCAAAACGGTTAAACGGTTCAACTTTGGATGGTGGGACGATTTTTCAAAGAATCATCGTATTCAAACCAAAAGTGAAGCGATTAATTGATTAGTTCGAAAAGCTTGTTGTGGTGAATCAGCATAACGCGCGGTTCCTATCGATTCGCTGGCACACACGGTGGCAAGCACAGTGAAATGCGATCGTCTGCGTGTACAAACTTGCGTCGCGCGTGCAGGGCTTAGCTATGGTACAAGCAGCTCCCTGTGTCTGGCAAATGGAGCTGAATCGATGATTGAATATCCGAGTCGAACCAAGTCTCCGTAAGTACGACGACATCTAACCCGTTCACAAATGATTTAGCTTGGTATTCATTCTACGATCGTTTCGATAATAGTGGGAAGCGATCGATGCGGTTCAAATCTTGCTCCAGCTTTTGCGCAGATGATCCGGAGAGAACACATCTTCAGAACGGCCGAGTTTTGCAACgttttcgttcgatcgatccacGTAATCGAAATCAAGATCGTACCAATTTTGGTTTGTAAAGTGAAACGGTGTTGGTGCTATTGTTTCGAGTGATATCAAATGTGTTGCATATAGATtcagtggtgtgtgtgtgttgtttacaGAGTGCTTCCTGCCGTCGTTTGTGGAATTTGCCCCGGATCGAGCCCAGGTTAGTAGCCATTCAAATAGATTACAGACCATAATTTGTATGTAGATGTTTCTAGATTGTAGATTGCAGTACCATCAAGCGTTACTTTGAATGTACGGCGTCGTAAGCTTCTAGTGGTGCCTCTCTGCGCAGAAATAATGTGCAAATAGGAAGATTTCCGAGCTCAAATCACTTGCAGTACTCACTCATCGGAAACACAACCCATCCTGCTCAATTATCTCTTAAAGTCAAAAAAGTAATTTACTATTTGTTTAAAAGCGTGAATAATATTCCCCTTTTTATCACCCTCGTCGGGCCACAACTTGCCCTCGCATTGTTCGTGTTCACTCGATGCGAGCATAAATCGCTCTCCGCTCGGTCGTTTATAATTTTCGTCTGAATGGTCAATGGGCAAGAATTTTAATTAGGTTTTGTCGGCTTTGGTCTATTGGCTCCCCACCGACGATGGTAATCTTGCCTGACTCTCAACCGCCCGTAGCTAAcgagtgtgtgtctgtgttcgGAAATGCACCATAAGGAatgcagcagcatcggcagccGGCACACCTGGCCCGGTGGGAAGGACAGGTCGTAGGTTAGTTCGTGGAAAAGGATTAAAGTGAGTTGGGCAGTGGTGGGAAAATTTGCCTGGCCAAAGAAAAACGCCGAGCCAGCCGCAAAAGGTGCAGTTCACTTGCAGTAAACAAACGGCCCAAACAAAGGAAGGTCCTGCGGTGCTGCTGGGCCCCCTGGTAATTAAGTTTGAGATTATCCGGTTTTTGTGTTACCGGCTAAACTCATTAAACTTTGGCGAACCCCGATAGAGAAACTTCGTCCACCTACGTCCTGGCTGGCATCCGCTGCCGGGACTCGTGTTCGGATTTTTATCCAGGGGCGAGAACTAGCGATGCAACTGCACCTTTGGCAATCGTTTCCTTGGCCTTTGGGGCCAATGGGGTGCTCCCGAAAGGCTGATGCGAAGTTCGGGTTTATACGATCattcttttttgttcgccaTCGCTTCCGGCGATCCGGGTTGgtaatttgttttttcaacTCGTCAAAACTATCGGCCAAAACTCGAACGTTATGAAGGCCACGGCTGCATTTGAGTGGGTTAAAACgagaatttgtttgtttgtttgtttgtttgtttgtttattggttAACTCATTGGCCGGCCTCGGCTGGATGAGCAGTAGTTATACAATACATATACACGCGGACGCACAATACATAAGATTAAGCGAATCTCAGGCGCTCCCTGAAGCCGGTCACAGGCAGATTGAAGTCGAAATGTAACGCCACAGAGTTAAAACATCGAGACATAGCAGCCATGGGCTCATGGCTGGCGTATTGGTGAGATGAGCGCTGGATCGACAAGGGTTGACGGTGACGAGCTGCATGTCGGGGAACACTCAAACTGATCCTTTCCAGGAGTGCTGGTGCGTCAATGCCACCCAAGAGCAACTTCGCAACAAAGATCGCCTGGTGGTTTCGTCGACGGTTTTGAAGAGATTCAAGTCCTAGGAGGAGGCAGCGTACGTTGTAGTCAGGCGTGTTGTTGTAGCTAATCCACGGCAGCTTCCTCACCGCGTAGCGAGTTAGTTTCCGCTGGATTGCCTCCATTCTGCTCGACCAACTCGACTGATAGGGTGACCAGACGATTGCGTTCGATTCGAGTGTGGATCTGACGAGGGAGCAGTACAGAGCCTTCACGCACATAGGGTCGTCAAATTCTTCAGTCATTTTAAACAATAGACCTAAAGTACGATTGGCCCGCTTGATAATGTCCTCGTAGTGATCGGTGAACGATAGTTTGGCGTCGAGTATAACACCTAAGTCCTTGATTGCCATCACGCGTCTTAGGAGAGTATCCCCCGCATAGTAGTCGTGGGTTAGCGGCTGTGAGATGCGAGTGAAGGACAGTACATTACATTTGTCAGGACACAGCAGCAACTCGTTCCTATCGCACCACTCGCACAGTGATGAGAGAGCGCCTTGGAGACGGATGCAATCGTCAATGGTAACAACAGGCAAAAACAGCTTGATATCGTCGGcgtataataaataacaattaGTTGGTAGCACATTCACAACATCATtgacgaaaagaaggaacaGAAGAGGGCCGAGGGTACTACCCTGGGGCACTCCAGAGGTGCTAACGAACGGCTCGGACATGGTTTCATTGAACGAAAGCATAAAGGATGGTTTAGTAATGAGGCAACAGGAGCTTATCGCTGCAAACGGAAGCCCGAAGCCGTTGAATCAATAATTCTGCATGAAGCCGACGATGATGCCTTCAAGAAAAACCACAACCCGGTTCTGTACGTTGCATGTGATGATGGAAGATAAAAAGTGTGGGCGCCAAAACACAAACCTCGAGCTGCAAATGCTTAGCGACCAATTAAGCAAGTGCCAACCAGACTgtccggtggcttccggtcgCACCGCGTTTGGCAAAGTTTCGGggcaggaagaaaaaaatgcacaatCTTTGGCCGAAAGGAGGGCGAACCCGAGCCTCGCGTCAGCCGTTAAGTGGCAAACTTAACGGCTCACAATTAACTTTTTGCCACCACCCAGTGAGAgttgataagaaaaacgggTGTTTGGCGAGAGCCCGAAGGAGTTAAGCCAACAGGACTCGGTAGGCAAAGGACACACGCCAACTACGTCGAGCGGGAAAAGGATCTCTCCCCCGGGGTGGCGTGACGCGCACGCAAACATACAcaacccgtccgcccgtccggaAAAGGATCTACTTTTAAGGACACGGGAGGCCTAACTTCCGCCGAAAGCGTGAAgaatttttggccaccagTGTGGTGCGAGTGTGTTTAcggggaaaaattaaaatgaatttaaaCCAACAAAAAGGACCTGCCAAGTGCGCCgtcccctgtgtgtgtgtgcgtggggcGCTGTCAGGACTTCAGGAGGAGAGATAATGAGGCGTGAGACGGGAGCGCGTAGGTTAATACTTTCTCGTGGGGTGAAAATTAGCTACGAAATCTGTTAACTTTTGACAACCTTCAGCGGCAGGCTTAGCGTAGGCCGAAGGATGCGATCTACACACGCCTTGGCGTCCTGGCATAACACCGGGCGATAATGGCGCAACTTTGCTCGGCTACAACACATTTTGCGGCCGAACAAGGATGTTCCAGGAGGCTGTTCGAGATTGGTATATGTCGTCGGCTAATATGGCTAAATAACATTGGAGCAAGATTCAAATTTGTTACTAGAACAATGAAAAAACGAtacaaaaactaaaactgTGTTAAAGATACCTTTCAGCAGCTATTTGGAAAGTTCCGAGTACTTAGTCCACCAACTACTCCAGATGGTTCTGGGTCGCTTATTTTCTATCAACTTTCCTTTATTCCGCACTTTGGGTGCTCCGAGGCAGAGGTTAAAGGGATCAATACAATTCAATATCACCGCGAAGTCTGGCCTCCTTGTTGAAGTCGGTTACCCGAGGAAAATCGTGTGGCATcagcaacattttaaatttggCCTTCCGATTcgatcccgtcccgtcgaACCGATAGCACCGAACGTCGCCAACCTGCTTAGCATAATCAAATAGATCCACAGATCGGGCCGCACCGCACGCACTTGACAATCATAATCGATTGCGAGCGACGCGGCCCCGGCACTGGATTGGATTTCCCTCCACCAATCCCCGCTTCTTAAGATGCTGGGCGTATCGATTCAAGAAATTCAAGATCCCTGATCGAGCCTCACGTGTCTCACGGGCGCAAAGGCCCCCCTCCCTGGAGGCCCCTGACGCTACGAAACGAGGCGAACGGGTTGGATGGAAAATCCATTTTAGGGGGCCTCCTTTTCCGGcactcgtttcgtttcaaataTTGACTTTATTCGATCAAACGTAAACGTCGGCCAGGTGCGAAGGTGCCAAGGCCCTTCCCAATACGgtgtgcacgcgcgcgcgtgtgtgtgtttgctcacGCGTTAAGTATTCGCCTTGCGAGTCTCCTTCTCTAATCGATTCTTGTCTGTCAAAATTTACAACCAACTTGAACCTGACCCACCCCGTCGGAGGGGTTGGCGGGCTGGAAAATGAAACGGTGGAAATTGGTTGTGTCACATTCAATTTGCGCCGTCCCGACGAACGCTCGGGCCCGCTGACAGGCTTTCCGGGCCCGATTTCCGAAGCCGGGGCGCGTGCTGAGGATCCGACGACTTTCGGCGTCAGGTTCGTGACGCGGTGGCTGCTACGGGGCGCACCTTTCGACGACCGGAGCCGCGAATCGAAGTCGCGAGTGACAAAAATCCGGACCGGTCCCGGGCGGAGTTGCGGGCGCGCCCAATTCTGGACCACTTCCAGCAGTGGCAGGAGTGTGATGTTATGTAAATCCTTAAGCCCATTTTTCCCCAGATAACGTCATCTGTCAGCGCGCCGTCTGCCCCGGGTCTGAGCCGCCGTCAGCCGAGTCACCGCCGTGTGGACGACATGCGTGAGAAATTAGATGCACGCCAACTTCCGGCCCCCAAGCGGACACGGTCGGGGCGGGGTGAGTGCTGTGTGCCAGGAAGTCGAGTTCCAGACACCACCCAGCAGCCCGGGGTCCTGAGCCACACACGCTTCGGTGCGCGTCTGTCCAGGAaactttcttcgcttcgccgaGGCTCCTTCGTCCACAGGACGAGCACCTAGTGTGCGCCGTTGTTTTGGCACGTGTTTCCTGCTTCCGGGCCACCTGCCACTCCACGGcccttttccggtttccggacTCCGGCAGTTCCGATGGGTGGCTTCCTCCAAAGGCAAACGATGCTCCTTCGGTGGGGGTCTGTGGCTGCCAATCAAAGCACTTCATTGCTTATGCAATGTCCGTACGCTGGATTCCGCTGCTCGGTGTGGCAACATTCCGCCTCTTCTCTCTGCCCACATCCCATCCATCACACAGGAAAgacggagagaaagagagtatCCTTTTTTCCAACTCCAGCTAATTTCGTACCCTTCTCGAGCTTTCGCGCCGACAAATCTGTGGCGTGCGCTTTTGATTATCCTTTTTGGCGTAGTCAGCTTTCTggcttttttcgcttccgttttcttccgtccgtcggtcggtcggtcggttgttaTCTCATCGTGACATAGCGGACCGCTCGGAATGGTAAaagtttctttctttccgccAGAAGGTGCTGCCGGGGTGGTGGCACCCGAAAAGAGCAGAGTGTAAGATCTACGACTAAGCATCTTCAGCAAGGGGCGGACCGCGTTGTATCAAAGTGTAAATCATATTTCAGCCGTCTGCCACCTTGTTAAGAGGAGAATAATTATGGGCCCGCGTGGGCGGGACCTCCAGGGAGGTGTCCCGGGCCGGCCTGGAAAGTTTAcaataattttctttcgccccacGCCGTCACTCCCGGTCGGGGACCGTGGGACGACCCGGTGACAGGTGTATCAGAATACACCGGGCGTTATTCCGGGCGTTCGGAAAGCAGGCACTTAGTTACGAACTTTAACTACAATGACACCAAAGGTAGCTTTTTGTATGGACAATGAATGGGGAAAGCGATTTATAGAGAGCCCTTCGGAAGTGTTGCGTAGGCTTAGGATCGCACGAGTAcatcatttattcattttcctaTTTACAGCCCACTTGTTAGTCAATTTTCCGTCTAACCAAGAGCCTAACCATTTGTTTGACAGTCTATGAGATGCTATGTGAAGGATTCGTAGGATAAGAGTGGCTCTCTTACAGCAAAACTGTAACTGACTTCAGATAAcataaacaaattatgcaaattgacGTAACGATCGTATTTTCGATACAATAATTGTCTTCCTAACGGGCACAGCTGCCCACAGTCGTCGGCTAATTTATTTCCGTTCCATATTTGTGAACACGTCCAATAAAGAAAAAGATCCGCGATCCTTAGCTACTAAGACATCGGAGTGTCGAAACGagcgagccagcgagcgagtgcTCGCCCATCCTTTGATCCAGCGGAGCTCATTTTTAAGGATTGaaagattttcttttcacttcccCGGAACCAGACGTGATGCGCATTTTTAGTGTCAAAGCACCAGAACCGGTCGACGGTTCTTCTCGACGGCGGGTGGACTGCGACAGCTGGGTGCTCCCGAAGAGTAAATCTTAAGATTCCGGAAGTGCCGGGCCCCGATCACATGTTGTCCGACACCGAGACGAGTCAGTGCCAGTGCTCCATTGCCGAGTCGACGGCGAGTCGTCGTATTTTTTAATAACATAAAAGCGTAGCTTTCAAACAACGTTTCGGGGGGTGGCAAAGTTTCAGAGTCTGAGGCCACAGCATGCCAGGCACTGAGCCAACCGCTCATGCGTGCTTATTGGCAGCAGGGCTGTGCGTGACAGCAACGAAGCAGAGCTTTTGTCTTCGGCGACGGAAGACGAATGGCACTGCGGTGACGGTGGGTGGACAGCGGTCGCTTCGCACACGGAGCAATAATGTTAATTCAATCGACAACTTGTCGTTGGATGTCgttatttttcaaagaaaCTCTAGTAATGGTATTACACGATTCGGTAAAAGATACATCGCACTTTCCGGCAAGCGGCGCTTCGTTTGGTGAGTCCCACGGCTAATGCTATTTGTTTGGCTACTTCTTCAACCCAGCAGCACTTTGTTGAAGGGGTTTTTGGGCTACAAAATGGCTGGCTCCATTCTTCATCAAATTACTGCACCCGAACCCGATGTGCTCCGTGTTTGAGTTTTTATTGTTCTGAGACCCACCAAAGGAAACAACAGCTCGCTCGAACCCGATATTAATATTTTGCCaccattcattttccattaattttccGCTTTGTCGGGCACCGCCTCGTTCAACGCCGTGGCCCCAtccggtttcgtttttctgcGAATGTAGTAGCTAGAGACGCCTtgcgccgagccgaggcgcACACGCCGTCGCAGCCCGGTGCGTTGGAGCTCCGGGCGGCGGAAAATCAAGGATCCTGGCCGGAAGCCGGCGCGCACGCTTCCGAACTGACGCTCCTCGGTCGGTTCTGGGATTTtcatgaattttaatttttatatgACGCTTTGTATTGCTTGTAGCTCCGCCATATTACGCTTCGGTCCCCCGAGGCACCGGCGACAACACGGGATACTAAGGCAGGATTCACGACCGAACGCCCGGCCCGTCCGCCCGCTCGGCGGGAGTAGGTCTAGGCGCTGGCTGCTAGGATGTTGCTGGCAGAGGTTGTTCTTTTACGCGCGAATTCCTGTTACCATT
Coding sequences within it:
- the LOC128267407 gene encoding xaa-Pro aminopeptidase ApepP-like — encoded protein: MKPTGEKLSALRQLMKNLPNNQGSIRGYLVPSSDAHQSEYLAAHDERRAFVSGFDGSAGTVLVTETEALLWTDGRYYQQAGKQLDANWTLMKDGLPDTPSIEEWLAKTLEPGSVVGVDANLITAAAWKPLQTSLKTAGCTLLAVTPNLVDLVWKEQPPVPNNELLPLSTTFTGRSAAEKLADVRKKMAAKRASVLVVSALDEIAWLLNLRGTEIDYNPVFFAYVIATLTELHLFVNETKIVPKVLEHFCENRVEVRVQPYGDVHTALQRLTAESTGLVWISSGSSYALTAPVPEEKRFQKITPIELMKAIKNATEANGMRDCHVRDGVALCQYLAWLERTIAAGIPVTEISGAAELERLRSRQDHYKGLSFATISASGPNASIIHYHPQPETDRPITNQEIYLCDSGAQYLDGTTDVTRTVHFGQPSNEEIRAFTRVLKGQIALGTAVFPRKLEGRFLDSIARKALWDIGLDYGHGTGHGVGHFLNVHEGPMGIGIRLMPNDPGLEENMFLSNEPGYYKDGQFGIRIEDVVQVVTANIGTNFDGRGALTFRTVTMCPIQTRLIDVTLLTDGERADLNHYHDLVYVTLAPLLDHETHAWLKREVAPI